In Meiothermus ruber DSM 1279, the following proteins share a genomic window:
- a CDS encoding phage virion morphogenesis protein: protein MALTGAFRKLDRLIRFTDRLRQPQFAEGLAKNLGQAALNQIDESFAGQKDPWDRPWKPSARAEATGGQTLRKTARLQRSMTSKSALQTEPEGFEVGTNVVYAATHQYGATITPQQKKALRFKMGQRWVQAQKVQIPARPFIPEPELSPRWERAFEEAAEAYFQQEVP from the coding sequence ATGGCGCTCACCGGCGCTTTCCGCAAACTGGATCGGCTGATCCGCTTCACAGACAGACTGCGCCAGCCGCAGTTTGCCGAGGGCCTGGCGAAGAACCTGGGCCAGGCGGCGCTGAACCAGATCGACGAGTCCTTCGCAGGACAGAAAGACCCCTGGGATCGCCCCTGGAAGCCTTCCGCCCGGGCCGAGGCTACCGGCGGCCAGACCCTGCGCAAGACCGCCCGGCTGCAACGTTCCATGACCTCCAAATCAGCCCTCCAGACCGAGCCCGAGGGCTTTGAGGTGGGCACCAACGTGGTGTATGCGGCTACCCACCAGTACGGCGCCACCATCACTCCGCAGCAGAAAAAGGCCCTGCGCTTCAAAATGGGCCAGCGGTGGGTGCAGGCGCAAAAGGTGCAGATCCCCGCCCGGCCCTTCATCCCCGAGCCCGAACTCTCCCCCCGCTGGGAGCGGGCCTTTGAGGAGGCTGCCGAAGCGTATTTTCAGCAGGAGGTGCCTTGA
- a CDS encoding DUF1320 domain-containing protein, which yields MPYLDTAELKTRKREEAMRYALDPEASTWTTLVEARAQAALQDAADIIDSFVGQRYTLPLPPVRALKRVNADIAFYLILARRGFQEGTADDVVVRDYEEALKWLRLVAEGKAQIPADDGAPIPPGEAAGGVVSAEAKPEIKAAPRVFGRDKLKNW from the coding sequence ATGCCCTACCTCGACACCGCCGAGCTGAAAACCCGCAAGCGGGAGGAGGCCATGCGCTACGCCCTCGACCCGGAAGCCAGCACCTGGACGACCCTGGTCGAGGCCCGCGCACAGGCGGCCCTCCAGGACGCCGCCGACATCATCGATAGCTTCGTGGGGCAGCGCTACACCCTGCCCCTGCCCCCGGTGCGGGCCCTCAAGCGCGTCAATGCCGATATCGCCTTTTATCTCATCCTGGCCCGGCGGGGTTTCCAGGAGGGCACAGCCGACGACGTGGTAGTGCGGGACTATGAGGAGGCCCTGAAATGGCTGCGGCTGGTGGCGGAGGGCAAGGCGCAGATCCCGGCGGACGATGGCGCGCCTATCCCTCCAGGCGAGGCGGCTGGGGGGGTAGTTTCCGCGGAGGCCAAACCCGAGATAAAGGCTGCTCCCCGGGTCTTTGGCCGGGACAAGCTCAAGAACTGGTAA
- a CDS encoding Mu-like prophage major head subunit gpT family protein, with the protein MRITTAALQALRVSFETRYNEAYQAATPLWNRVATEVPSTTKENTYGWLLKMLRMREWLGERVFQNLAEASYTIQNRNFEATVAVDRNDIQDDNLGIYNMQFDQMGQAARMYPDDLVFSLLRNGENSLCFDGQNFFDTDHPVSTVDSSLGVYSNYATSRALTTANYEATRAEMMAFRGDDGQPLEVMPNLLVVPPQLEGTARRILNADFVAGGDTNIWRGSADLLVVPKLASQPTAWYLLDVSRPIRPLVFQNRQSPEFIAKDDPTDDNVFMRRQFVYGVDARGNAGFTLPFLAYKCVG; encoded by the coding sequence ATGCGAATCACGACTGCTGCACTACAAGCCCTGCGGGTCTCGTTTGAAACCCGCTACAACGAGGCCTACCAGGCCGCGACCCCCCTGTGGAACCGGGTGGCCACCGAGGTGCCCAGCACCACCAAGGAGAACACCTACGGCTGGCTGCTCAAAATGCTGCGGATGCGGGAGTGGCTGGGCGAGCGGGTCTTTCAGAACCTGGCCGAGGCCTCCTACACCATCCAGAACCGCAACTTCGAGGCCACCGTCGCGGTAGATCGCAACGATATCCAGGACGACAACCTGGGGATTTACAACATGCAGTTCGACCAGATGGGCCAGGCCGCCCGGATGTACCCCGACGATCTGGTCTTCTCCCTGCTGCGCAACGGGGAAAACAGCCTGTGCTTTGACGGGCAGAACTTCTTTGACACCGACCACCCGGTCTCCACCGTGGACAGCAGCCTGGGCGTATACAGCAACTACGCCACCAGCCGGGCCCTGACCACCGCCAACTACGAGGCCACGCGGGCGGAGATGATGGCCTTCCGGGGAGACGATGGCCAGCCCCTGGAGGTCATGCCCAACCTGCTGGTGGTGCCCCCGCAGCTGGAAGGGACGGCTCGCCGCATCCTCAACGCCGACTTCGTGGCCGGCGGCGATACCAACATCTGGCGGGGCTCGGCCGATCTGCTGGTGGTGCCCAAACTGGCCAGCCAGCCTACCGCCTGGTACCTGCTCGACGTGAGCCGGCCCATCCGACCGCTGGTCTTCCAGAACCGCCAGAGCCCGGAGTTCATAGCCAAAGATGACCCTACCGACGACAACGTCTTCATGCGCCGGCAGTTCGTTTACGGGGTGGATGCGCGCGGCAACGCCGGCTTCACCCTGCCCTTCCTGGCCTACAAATGTGTGGGATAG
- a CDS encoding phage protease, whose product MRRRYTGFNVFPSQEPPGEFLIWPYGPVTFRWADGTQIDLLFTPEDAQEVIRRAQMPELPIDYEHRNQNPVDNGPVPAAGWFQLEARPDGLWATNVRWTETAANLLRAGEYRHWSPVFWDEDGHIRQLDMIGLTNQPATVNQAPLVASAHGDPMREKLITLLGLAADASDEQIENALTELQNRVGQLEQAEALLAEAGIHAPIGSDEAHGQAMAAAANALLAARVGELEAELSTLRAQTTDAEAARVVDAALTEGRIHAASRDYWLEKFRKNPQAVRAHLASLRAGAAVPTGPFAPPQGPSDVLSELERAIIAQTGVSAEAYLATKRRREEHHA is encoded by the coding sequence GTGAGACGAAGATACACCGGATTCAACGTATTCCCATCCCAGGAGCCGCCCGGGGAGTTTCTGATCTGGCCCTACGGCCCAGTGACCTTCCGCTGGGCAGATGGCACCCAGATCGACCTGCTGTTTACCCCGGAGGACGCCCAGGAGGTGATCCGGCGGGCCCAGATGCCCGAGCTGCCCATCGACTACGAGCACCGCAACCAGAACCCGGTGGACAACGGGCCGGTACCGGCCGCCGGCTGGTTCCAGCTGGAGGCCCGCCCCGATGGGCTCTGGGCGACCAATGTGCGCTGGACCGAGACCGCGGCCAACCTGCTGAGGGCCGGGGAGTACCGCCACTGGTCGCCGGTGTTCTGGGACGAGGACGGCCATATTCGACAACTGGACATGATCGGGCTGACCAACCAGCCGGCCACGGTAAACCAGGCGCCGCTGGTGGCCTCAGCCCACGGAGATCCCATGCGAGAAAAACTGATCACCCTGCTTGGACTGGCGGCCGATGCCAGCGACGAGCAAATCGAAAATGCTCTGACTGAGTTACAAAACCGGGTGGGGCAGCTCGAGCAGGCCGAGGCCCTGCTGGCCGAGGCGGGCATCCACGCCCCCATCGGCAGCGACGAGGCCCACGGCCAGGCGATGGCAGCGGCTGCGAACGCCCTGCTAGCCGCCCGGGTCGGCGAACTCGAGGCCGAACTGTCCACCCTGCGGGCCCAGACGACGGACGCCGAGGCCGCGCGCGTGGTGGACGCGGCCTTGACGGAAGGCCGCATCCACGCCGCCAGCCGGGACTACTGGCTGGAGAAATTTCGCAAAAATCCCCAGGCCGTTCGGGCCCACCTGGCCAGCCTGCGGGCGGGGGCGGCCGTACCGACCGGGCCCTTTGCCCCCCCGCAGGGGCCGAGCGATGTCCTCAGCGAGCTCGAACGCGCCATCATCGCGCAAACCGGCGTGAGCGCCGAGGCCTATCTGGCCACCAAACGCCGACGGGAGGAACACCATGCCTGA
- a CDS encoding phage minor head protein codes for MSMAWKVRADPLRFEEAEAFLRQKVPLTQEEYRSLTLQEAQQAFTVAGVAQLDLIHEILQSLQTAIEAGTPYEEWARSIGPRLSAAWGGTKPWRLELIFRQNILGAYAAGRYEQQTDPQVRSARPYWMYDAVLDSGTTPICRGLNGVIRPADDPIWERIYPPNHFGCRAGVRSLTAREAEARGGVSPLPPGLEVPPGFARPPTARWEPDPAKYSPELWEALQGKLAERIEIGREILELRGQVSVRERDRILRGLEGLRLNRWMEQNPIRTLEITANLTNRMGDYDRLTQTIRLLYPRPDGSWADEKPLGQLRAVSTKGSSALQAAAITLVHEFGHHLYEAMREETENRLFARYIQVKKEGRFVSLRARDGVLEWFSESLAAHRFFRRDFRKFDPATSAIIQDVLARLR; via the coding sequence ATGTCGATGGCTTGGAAGGTGCGGGCTGACCCGCTGCGCTTTGAAGAGGCCGAGGCCTTTCTTCGCCAGAAGGTGCCCCTCACCCAGGAGGAATACCGCTCTCTAACACTGCAAGAGGCGCAGCAGGCCTTCACCGTGGCGGGGGTGGCCCAGCTTGACCTGATTCACGAAATCCTGCAGTCCCTTCAGACCGCGATAGAGGCAGGCACCCCCTACGAGGAGTGGGCCCGTTCCATCGGGCCCCGGCTTTCGGCGGCATGGGGAGGGACCAAACCCTGGCGGCTGGAGTTGATCTTTCGACAAAACATTCTGGGAGCATACGCTGCTGGGCGCTACGAGCAACAGACCGATCCTCAGGTGCGTTCGGCTCGTCCCTACTGGATGTACGATGCGGTGCTGGACTCGGGCACCACCCCCATCTGCCGGGGCCTGAACGGCGTGATTCGACCAGCAGATGACCCCATATGGGAGCGCATATATCCCCCCAACCACTTCGGCTGCAGGGCAGGGGTGCGGAGCCTGACCGCGCGGGAAGCGGAGGCCAGGGGAGGGGTAAGCCCACTGCCTCCCGGGCTGGAGGTGCCGCCAGGGTTCGCCCGGCCCCCCACAGCAAGATGGGAGCCGGACCCAGCCAAATACTCACCTGAGCTTTGGGAAGCCCTGCAAGGCAAGCTAGCCGAGCGGATTGAGATTGGCCGGGAGATTCTGGAGCTGCGGGGGCAGGTAAGCGTCCGGGAGAGAGACCGAATTTTGCGGGGTCTGGAAGGGCTGAGATTAAACCGCTGGATGGAACAAAATCCTATCCGGACGCTCGAGATTACCGCAAACCTTACAAACCGTATGGGTGACTACGACCGACTTACGCAGACCATCCGGCTGCTATATCCCAGACCCGACGGAAGTTGGGCCGACGAAAAGCCGTTGGGCCAACTGCGGGCGGTTTCGACCAAAGGTAGCTCGGCCCTCCAGGCCGCAGCAATTACTCTGGTACACGAGTTCGGGCATCACCTGTACGAAGCGATGCGAGAAGAGACGGAGAACCGACTTTTTGCCAGGTACATTCAAGTCAAAAAGGAGGGCCGATTTGTCTCGCTTCGGGCAAGAGACGGAGTGCTTGAGTGGTTTTCGGAGTCTCTGGCTGCCCACCGGTTCTTTCGGAGGGATTTTCGCAAGTTTGACCCGGCCACATCTGCTATTATTCAGGATGTGTTGGCTCGTCTGCGTTGA
- a CDS encoding DUF935 domain-containing protein — protein MWLTEQIAKLLGTKPPSAPTPQTPSGRVGSGISRGLEPAGLAAILRQAEQGDLTKQMELFEEIEEKDAYLASLLQTRKQAVLALDYAVLPADDSAEAKQIADQVAALLANIDLEYLLLDLLDAIAKGVSVVAVRWEYQRIARMQVPAGFTWVHQRNLTYDADTGTLRMRTNDGAVPIPYGAALVHHYRAKSGSLNRAGLMRSLAWLYLFKNYAVKDWATFLEMYGQPLVLGKYDPTASKDELNALKEAVAALGPEGRGVISKNAEIEFKEAQRFGSADAYSKFIELMEREMAVAVTGSPLSSFDGAGGSNAMALTLDKISQRLTRSDAKAVYATLRRDLLVPFCHYNFDRADLTPVVEPIIREPEDLRTAAETVKTLVEAGAPIPVSYIQKRFQIPAPQPEDEILDPMRNQLRMASRGRRVKLASGEPLEQARGFVNGMLFVDELIPSATKQAAAIMQADLEQILQVIEQSPDYPTLRRKLEALYADLEPGALAELLENALVLANLAGRVAVREDVDGLEGAG, from the coding sequence ATGTGGCTGACTGAACAGATCGCAAAATTGCTGGGGACAAAGCCCCCATCAGCCCCCACCCCCCAGACCCCCAGCGGGCGGGTCGGTAGCGGGATTTCCCGGGGGCTGGAGCCGGCGGGCCTGGCCGCCATCCTGCGCCAGGCCGAGCAGGGCGACCTGACCAAGCAGATGGAGCTATTTGAGGAGATTGAGGAGAAGGATGCCTACCTGGCCAGTCTATTACAAACGCGGAAGCAGGCGGTGCTGGCCCTGGACTACGCGGTGCTTCCCGCCGACGACTCGGCGGAGGCGAAGCAGATCGCGGACCAGGTAGCCGCCCTGCTGGCCAATATCGACCTCGAGTACCTTCTGCTCGACCTGCTCGACGCCATCGCCAAGGGGGTCAGCGTGGTGGCGGTGCGCTGGGAGTATCAGCGTATTGCCCGGATGCAGGTGCCGGCGGGGTTCACCTGGGTGCACCAGCGCAACCTGACCTATGACGCAGATACCGGAACCCTCCGGATGCGCACGAACGACGGGGCCGTCCCCATCCCCTACGGCGCGGCGCTGGTGCACCACTACCGGGCCAAATCGGGATCGTTGAACCGGGCGGGCCTGATGCGCAGCCTGGCCTGGCTGTACCTGTTCAAAAACTACGCGGTAAAGGACTGGGCGACCTTTCTGGAGATGTACGGGCAGCCGCTGGTGCTGGGCAAATACGACCCCACGGCCAGCAAGGACGAGCTGAACGCCCTCAAGGAGGCCGTAGCAGCCCTGGGGCCCGAGGGGCGCGGGGTGATCTCGAAGAACGCCGAGATCGAGTTCAAGGAGGCCCAGCGCTTCGGCAGCGCCGACGCCTACAGTAAGTTCATCGAGCTCATGGAGCGGGAGATGGCGGTGGCCGTGACCGGGAGTCCCCTGAGCAGCTTCGACGGCGCCGGGGGCTCCAACGCGATGGCTCTTACCCTGGATAAAATCTCGCAGAGATTGACCCGCTCCGACGCCAAGGCGGTCTATGCCACCCTGCGCCGCGATTTGCTGGTGCCCTTCTGCCACTACAACTTCGACCGGGCTGACCTAACGCCGGTGGTGGAGCCGATTATTCGGGAACCGGAGGATCTGCGCACCGCCGCCGAGACCGTCAAAACGTTGGTGGAAGCGGGGGCACCCATCCCGGTGAGCTACATCCAGAAGCGGTTTCAGATCCCAGCGCCCCAGCCCGAGGACGAGATTCTGGATCCCATGCGGAATCAGTTGAGGATGGCCTCGAGGGGGCGGCGGGTGAAGCTGGCCTCGGGGGAGCCGCTGGAGCAGGCTCGAGGTTTCGTCAACGGCATGCTATTTGTGGACGAACTGATTCCATCCGCCACCAAACAGGCCGCCGCGATCATGCAGGCCGACCTGGAGCAGATTTTGCAAGTGATTGAGCAATCGCCGGATTACCCCACATTACGACGGAAGCTGGAAGCCCTGTACGCCGACCTGGAACCCGGGGCGTTGGCCGAGTTGCTGGAAAATGCCCTGGTGCTGGCAAACCTGGCTGGCCGTGTGGCGGTGAGGGAGGATGTCGATGGCTTGGAAGGTGCGGGCTGA
- a CDS encoding terminase large subunit domain-containing protein, with the protein MASTDVILLPYQQRWVADKSRFKIGLWSRQTGKSFAASLEAVLDCLEHRGQLWIFLSRGERQSLELAEKAKRHCEAIRAVAELHQEQFDVATKQYVIQFPNGSRIISLPANPDTARGYSGSVLLDEFGFHQDSREIWGAIYPTITRNERYRIRVISTPNGQSGKFWELWQGGPGDVWSRHRVDIYDAVKEGLAIDPEVLRQGIRDPLKWQQEYLLEFVEENTAWLPYDLLATCESELARTDGELEREGELYLGMDIGRQRDLSVIWVIEQVGDVLWTRRVIWLERTPFSAQREVLYGLLPQVRRAAIDATGLGMQLAEEARQRFGSKVEPVLFTNACKEDLAITLRRRFEDRRIRVPPHERIRESLHAVRRITTSAGNFRFDAERDDAGHADEFWAAALAVHAAARPSGPIAFERVGGPRLERGAW; encoded by the coding sequence ATGGCCTCGACTGACGTAATCCTGTTGCCCTACCAGCAGCGCTGGGTGGCCGATAAGAGCCGCTTCAAGATCGGCCTCTGGTCCCGCCAGACCGGCAAGAGCTTCGCGGCCTCCCTTGAGGCCGTCCTGGACTGCCTCGAGCACCGGGGCCAGCTGTGGATCTTCCTCTCCCGGGGCGAGCGGCAGAGCCTGGAGCTGGCCGAAAAAGCCAAGCGGCACTGCGAGGCCATCCGGGCGGTAGCCGAGCTGCACCAGGAGCAGTTTGATGTCGCCACCAAGCAGTACGTGATCCAGTTCCCTAACGGCAGCCGCATCATCAGCCTGCCGGCCAACCCTGACACCGCCCGGGGCTACTCGGGGAGCGTGCTCCTCGACGAGTTCGGCTTTCACCAGGACTCCCGCGAGATCTGGGGGGCCATCTACCCCACCATCACCCGCAACGAGCGCTACAGGATCCGGGTCATATCCACCCCCAACGGCCAGAGCGGGAAGTTCTGGGAGCTGTGGCAGGGCGGACCCGGTGACGTGTGGAGCCGGCACCGGGTGGATATCTACGATGCGGTCAAAGAGGGCCTGGCCATTGACCCGGAGGTGTTGCGTCAGGGCATCCGCGACCCGCTCAAGTGGCAGCAGGAGTACTTGCTGGAGTTTGTGGAGGAGAACACCGCCTGGCTGCCCTACGATCTACTGGCCACCTGCGAGAGCGAACTAGCCCGCACCGACGGCGAGCTGGAGCGGGAGGGCGAGCTGTACCTGGGCATGGACATCGGACGGCAGCGCGACCTGAGCGTGATCTGGGTGATCGAGCAGGTGGGGGACGTGCTGTGGACGCGGCGGGTAATCTGGCTCGAGCGCACCCCCTTCAGCGCCCAGCGGGAGGTGCTGTACGGGCTGCTCCCGCAGGTGCGCCGGGCCGCCATCGATGCCACCGGCCTGGGGATGCAGCTGGCGGAGGAGGCCCGCCAGCGCTTTGGCAGCAAGGTGGAGCCGGTGCTGTTTACCAACGCGTGCAAGGAAGACCTGGCCATCACCCTGCGCCGCCGCTTTGAGGATCGCCGGATCCGCGTCCCCCCCCACGAGCGCATCCGCGAGAGCCTGCACGCGGTGCGGCGCATCACCACCAGCGCGGGCAACTTCCGCTTTGACGCCGAACGCGATGATGCTGGCCACGCCGATGAGTTCTGGGCGGCTGCCCTGGCCGTGCATGCAGCCGCCCGGCCCAGCGGCCCCATTGCCTTTGAACGGGTGGGGGGCCCCCGGCTGGAGAGAGGAGCCTGGTAA
- a CDS encoding DUF3486 family protein, with product MSDLFYPREPRCKICNSPLRDEIDQMLLGNELTPDGRRWRMEEIAAWAQQRGLETSIAALSRHKNNHLHPAMQAALETERMVEAISQATGRKLSVARAYANAVLAKTLRVLDDLDWQSLDDNQRLRAIDRGLRAGEVLSRLERADVRLEVAAKVEATLSEAGASAEIIRRVREVYGLD from the coding sequence ATGTCAGACCTGTTCTATCCCCGCGAGCCCCGCTGCAAGATTTGCAACAGCCCGCTGCGCGATGAGATCGACCAGATGCTGCTGGGCAACGAGCTCACGCCGGACGGCCGACGCTGGCGCATGGAGGAGATTGCGGCCTGGGCACAGCAGCGGGGACTCGAGACCAGCATTGCAGCCCTGTCTCGCCATAAAAACAACCATCTTCACCCGGCGATGCAGGCGGCACTGGAGACCGAGCGCATGGTGGAGGCCATCAGCCAGGCCACGGGGCGGAAGCTCTCGGTGGCCCGGGCCTATGCCAACGCCGTACTGGCCAAAACCCTCCGGGTGCTGGACGACCTGGACTGGCAGAGCCTGGACGACAACCAGCGGCTGCGGGCGATCGACCGGGGCCTGCGGGCCGGGGAGGTGCTGAGCCGCTTGGAGCGGGCCGACGTGCGCCTGGAGGTGGCCGCCAAGGTAGAGGCCACCCTGTCCGAGGCCGGGGCCAGCGCCGAGATCATCCGGCGGGTGCGGGAGGTTTATGGCCTCGACTGA
- a CDS encoding helix-turn-helix domain-containing protein, producing MNPSLRNSLIGLLALAYLATLVMSAGHLTKWFDLSLGDLPAYFSIGLAVGLELLAFTLSLASTLEPRLRWSLAGGIFFLLLVWLGNLLAMARVAEAPGWEVLAQSLFALGPLVAGKAIGELLRLTPPLPSAAAKEPTPTIHLQTHVHTTQIQTAQAGMGMEQSVQWDDRMAQIQTAQAGMGMEQSVQWDDRMAQIQTAQAGMGMEQSVQWDDRMAQIQTAQAGMGMEQSVQWDDRMAQILDAVSSVPLRPSTLARLTGIPKTTVYRLTARLVEAGLVLETPDGLIRREAGHG from the coding sequence ATGAACCCCAGCCTGCGCAATAGCCTGATCGGCCTGCTGGCCCTGGCCTACCTTGCCACTCTGGTCATGTCGGCGGGCCACCTGACCAAGTGGTTTGACCTGAGCCTGGGCGACCTGCCTGCGTACTTCTCCATCGGCCTGGCGGTGGGCCTCGAGCTGCTGGCGTTCACCCTCAGCCTGGCCTCCACCCTCGAGCCCCGGCTGCGCTGGAGCCTGGCGGGGGGGATTTTCTTCCTTCTGCTGGTCTGGCTGGGCAACCTGCTGGCGATGGCCCGGGTGGCGGAGGCCCCCGGCTGGGAGGTGCTGGCCCAGAGCCTGTTTGCCCTGGGCCCCCTGGTGGCCGGGAAGGCCATTGGCGAACTGCTCCGACTGACCCCGCCGCTCCCCAGCGCTGCGGCCAAGGAGCCTACGCCGACCATCCATCTGCAGACCCACGTCCACACCACCCAGATCCAGACCGCCCAGGCGGGAATGGGAATGGAACAGAGCGTCCAGTGGGACGACCGAATGGCCCAGATCCAGACCGCCCAGGCGGGAATGGGAATGGAACAGAGCGTCCAGTGGGACGACCGAATGGCCCAGATCCAGACCGCCCAGGCGGGAATGGGAATGGAACAGAGCGTCCAGTGGGACGACCGAATGGCCCAGATCCAGACCGCCCAGGCGGGAATGGGAATGGAACAGAGCGTCCAGTGGGACGACCGAATGGCCCAGATTCTGGATGCCGTGTCCTCGGTACCACTTCGTCCGTCCACCCTGGCCCGCCTAACCGGAATTCCCAAGACCACGGTGTACCGCCTGACGGCCCGGCTGGTGGAGGCCGGGCTGGTACTGGAAACCCCGGACGGTCTGATCCGCAGGGAGGCGGGGCATGGATAG